In Spinacia oleracea cultivar Varoflay chromosome 5, BTI_SOV_V1, whole genome shotgun sequence, a single window of DNA contains:
- the LOC110800223 gene encoding DNA repair protein XRCC3 homolog — MSKKVSKGTKPCPKITTRCSVVDSILNGGISVGEVTEFCGENATGKTQLCVQLSVACQLPPSSGGLFGSSIYIHSIGPFPIRRLTGLIPFILDSSLSHTDRPCDHIITKMVESVHDLPDALDWVVKLIQNSYNTCRHIRLVIIDSIVSMCTSHFDNTVVGLESRTQLLRAIGYGLQSIASKYNVAVVVVNNVVDVFPSDRDSSTKFMMSSGRKVRPALGNCWMTNISTRVFMSKTISPYNQTSDRLMSILFSSSLELDACRFCITNEGVMDAEQN; from the coding sequence ATGTCTAAAAAAGTTTCAAAGGGAACAAAACCTTGTCCCAAAATTACAACTAGGTGTAGTGTTGTTGATAGTATTTTAAATGGAGGTATCAGTGTTGGAGAAGTAACTGAGTTTTGCGGAGAGAACGCAACAGGTAAAACTCAACTTTGCGTTCAATTGAGTGTTGCATGTCAATTACCCCCGTCTTCTGGCGGATTGTTCGGATCATCCATTTATATCCACTCAATTGGTCCATTTCCCATTCGTAGGTTAACTGGTTTAATACCCTTCATTTTAGATTCATCTCTAAGTCATACTGATCGCCCTTGTGATCACATCATAACTAAGATGGTTGAATCCGTGCATGACTTACCTGATGCACTTGATTGGGTGGTGAAGTTGATTCAAAACTCTTATAACACGTGCAGACATATACGGTTAGTCATTATTGATTCAATTGTTAGTATGTGTACTAGTCATTTTGATAACACTGTGGTGGGGTTAGAGTCACGGACTCAACTATTACGTGCCATTGGTTACGGTTTACAATCAATTGCTTCAAAATATAATGTGGCGGTTGTAGTTGTAAATAATGTTGTGGATGTGTTTCCAAGTGATCGTGATTCTTCAACCAAGTTCATGATGTCATCTGGTCGGAAGGTCCGCCCTGCATTGGGGAACTGTTGGATGACAAATATTTCAACTCGTGTCTTCATGTCTAAAACAATCTCTCCATACAATCAAACGTCGGATAGATTGATGAGTATATTGTTCTCATCGTCTTTAGAACTTGATGCGTGTCGTTTTTGTATAACCAATGAGGGTGTAATGGATGCCGAGCAAAACTaa
- the LOC110793303 gene encoding protein FAR1-RELATED SEQUENCE 5-like, whose protein sequence is MVDIDLNGEPEHENGTILDTPKANPPTVGMCFPSGYEFSEFCHRYAFEQGFEMFVASDILKTEYKAKGVSKKGVGELEARPHMMDRLRFKCKKGGVKKSEGSNVTGCKMFVYGRVKNGEFVLVSCDLKHNHPLSPDCSRMMVNYRSIDGPTFDRIMINERAGVSISRNFGTQLIEKGGFDNMTFNKKDVRDAIAVERRKTMFEKGDAAGLEDYFKSQRELNCDFYSSMQRDEEGILKNSFWSDARSRGACKYFGDVISFDTTFSSNRYRMPFAPFVGVNHHGKSIVFAAALISHEDTESFIWVFEEWLKCMGKPPKGILTDQDKAIARAISEVFPGVPHRLCLWHMLQNASRNLGKLAEWKSIDTLIRTAVHDMLDPNEFDEAWCLVMDKYNQRGKGWMQDAYDNRQQWAPAYNRGTFWAGMSSTQRSEGMNRYFKNHVDLECGLVQFIKNYEFCMNIKAEEEKEDNFDSVDTPPQLDVDKSVLAEYVFRKVYTNAMFADVVHERKGLTHTNVTRTDSLGSLVLYRADEKLTSPHWRKRYKSYNVKVDKVKGELSCSCQLFEFRGILCRHILKAMDVEDFQFVPEKYILDRWRKQVRSYESIRVSYYDPEESKRLAKAKELTQRHNYLRELAMHNEEAYKLYTEATDALRIKMEDVVGLRKTGNVGDNSICWWDPEARNVFGRSRLRPREHNERALKRLAQPPEEGVIKTPVDKRHVGRPKKGAYSIYDKSKKNLASTHAEIAANEELIRSTYGHIPSYRDRQEHANNVHDACVNLSYNGPVLEDIPESSQINLSEDVSQTFDYDAFVWRKRPGGRMTL, encoded by the exons ATGGTTGATATCGATCTTAATGGTGAACCCGAGCATGAAAACGGAACTATTCTGGATACTCCTAAGGCAAACCCCCCTACAGTAGGAATGTGTTTTCCTTCGGGGTACGAATTTAGTGAATTTTGTCATCGATATGCTTTTGAGCAAGGTTTTGAGATGTTTGTGGCAAGTGACATTTTAAAAACGGAGTACAAAGCTAAGGGTGTTTCTAAAAAAGGTGTTGGAGAACTTGAAGCTAGGCCGCATATGATGGATAGATTAAGGTTTAAATGTAAGAAGGGAGGGGTTAAAAAAAGTGAAGGGTCTAATGTTACTGGTTGCAAAATGTTTGTTTATGGTAGAGTGAAAAATGGAGAGTTCGTACTTGTTAGTTGTGATTTAAAGCATAATCATCCTCTAAGTCCCGATTGTAGTAGAATGATGGTTAATTATAGAAGCATTGATGGACCGACCTTTGATAGGATAATGATAAATGAAAGGGCCGGTGTTAGCATCAGTAGAAACTTCGGGACGCAATTGATTGAAAAAGGTGGTTTTGATAACATGACGTTTAACAAAAAGGATGTTAGGGACGCCATAGCTGTTGAACGTCGTAAAACAATGTTTGAAAAAGGAGATGCTGCGGGTCTTGAAGATTATTTCAAATCACAGCGAGAATTGAATTGCGATTTTTATAGTTCAATGCAACGAGATGAAGAAGGCATTTTAAAAAATTCATTTTGGTCTGACGCGCGCAGTAGAGGAGCTTGCAAATATTTCGGAGACGTGATTAGTTTTGACACTACTTTTTCTAGCAATAG GTATCGTATGCCATTTGCTCCCTTTGTTGGCGTTAACCATCATGGTAAATCGATAGTCTTCGCTGCCGCTTTAATCTCACACGAAGACACTGAATCGTTTATTTGGGTGTTTGAGGAATGGCTGAAGTGCATGGGGAAGCCTCCCAAGGGCATTTTGACTGATCAAGACAAGGCAATAGCTAGAGCCATAAGTGAAGTTTTCCCCGGTGTTCCACACAGGCTTTGTCTGTGGCACATGTTACAGAATGCTTCTCGCAATCTAGGCAAGCTTGCAGAATGGAAAAGCATTGATACACTCATCCGAACAGCCGTCCACGATATGCTTGATCCTAATGAGTTTGATGAGGCTTGGTGCCTTGTGATGGACAAATATAATCAACGTGGTAAGGGGTGGATGCAGGATGCGTATGATAACCGTCAGCAATGGGCACCAGCCTACAACAGAGGCACATTTTGGGCTGGAATGTCATCTACCCAAAGAAGTGAAGGCATGAATCGTTACTTCAAAAATCATGTAGACTTAGAATGTGGATTAGTCCAGTTTATTAAGAACTACGAGTTTTGTATGAATATAAAGGCTGAGGAAGAGAAGGAGGATAATTTTGATAGTGTAGATACGCCTCCTCAACTTGATGTGGATAAGAGTGTGTTAGCCGAGTATGTTTTCCGTAAGGTTTACACGAACGCGATGTTTGCTGATGTTGTGCATGAGCGTAAAGGTTTAACCCACACAAATGTTACCAGAACTGATTCACTAGGGTCACTTGTGTTGTATAGGGCAGATGAGAAACTAACCTCCCCCCACTGGAGGAAAAGGTATAAGAGCTATAATGTTAAAGTAGATAAGGTTAAAGGGGAGCTAAGCTGTTCATGCCAGTTGTTTGAATTTAGAGGTATTTTATGTAGGCACATATTGAAAGCCATGGATGTGGAGGATTTTCAATTTGTACCGGAGAAGTATATACTCGATAGATGGAGGAAGCAAGTTAGGTCATACGAGAGCATTAGGGTTTCATACTATGATCCGGAAGAATCTAAACGACTAGCAAAAGCTAAAGAGCTCACTCAAAGGCATAATTATTTGAGAGAATTAGCCATGCATAATGAGGAAGCCTACAAGTTGTATACGGAAGCTACTGATGCCCTTAGGATAAAAATGGAGGATGTGGTGGGTCTTCGAAAGACTGGCAATGTAGGGGATAATTCAATTTGTTGGTGGGATCCCGAAGCACGTAATGTTTTTGGTCGTAGTAGGTTACGCCCAAGAGAGCATAATGAACGCGCCCTGAAAAGGTTAGCTCAACCTCCTGAAGAAGGTGTGATTAAAACACCCGTTGACAAGAGGCATGTTGGTCGACCAAAGAAAGGAGCTTATTCAATTTATGACAAATCTAAGAAGAACCTAGCATCTACGCACGCTGAGATTGCAGCTAATGAg GAACTTATCAGGTCTACCTATGGCCATATTCCTAGCTACCGGGATAGACAAGAACACGCGAACAACGTTCACGACGCATGTGTAAATCTTTCTTACAATGGACCCGTGTTAGAAGACATTCCTGAAAGCTCTCAAATTAATTTGTCCGAAGATGTATCGCAAACATTTGATTACGATGCGTTTGTATGGCGCAAAAGACCTGGAGGCCGGATGACGTTGTAG